From a region of the Candidatus Delongbacteria bacterium genome:
- a CDS encoding radical SAM protein yields the protein MEKNISARKILGIVKGNDTWFGLKYNMNLYRGCQHGCIYCDSRSLCYGIDNFDNEILIKENAVDLLDKEIRRLKVRGTIGFGSMNDPYMPIELKYELVKKSLKVIERFRFPVHILTKSNLVLRDIEALNRISNVYSAVSFTVTTPDDNMSKIIEPNAPVSSERFKAMSILSCSGILTGTLLMPVLPYIEDQIEKIHEIIAKTKENGGKYIVSSFGVTLRDRQKEYLINKLRVYFPEIADRYEEHKYYGFSAVNCKKLEKYFYETCTKYGILTKMPIYRPPVVEQLTLF from the coding sequence TTGGAAAAAAATATTTCTGCTCGAAAAATACTCGGTATAGTAAAGGGAAATGATACTTGGTTTGGTCTTAAGTATAATATGAATTTGTATAGAGGATGTCAACACGGGTGTATCTATTGTGATTCTAGAAGTCTCTGCTATGGAATTGATAACTTTGATAATGAGATTCTAATTAAGGAAAATGCTGTTGATCTTCTAGATAAAGAGATCAGGCGTTTGAAAGTAAGAGGAACCATTGGTTTTGGTTCGATGAATGATCCATATATGCCTATTGAGCTTAAATATGAACTGGTAAAAAAATCTTTGAAGGTAATCGAAAGATTCAGGTTCCCTGTTCATATTCTGACAAAAAGTAACTTAGTACTAAGGGATATTGAGGCTCTAAATAGAATTTCAAATGTTTATAGTGCGGTTTCTTTTACAGTGACTACTCCAGACGATAATATGTCAAAGATCATTGAGCCAAATGCTCCAGTTTCCAGTGAAAGATTTAAGGCTATGAGTATTTTATCCTGTTCCGGAATTTTAACAGGCACTCTTCTTATGCCTGTTTTGCCATACATAGAGGATCAAATTGAAAAGATTCATGAGATAATAGCCAAGACTAAAGAAAATGGAGGTAAATATATAGTTTCCTCTTTTGGTGTTACCCTGAGAGATCGTCAAAAAGAGTATTTGATAAACAAATTACGAGTTTATTTTCCTGAAATAGCGGATAGATATGAAGAGCATAAATATTATGGGTTTAGTGCTGTGAATTGTAAAAAACTAGAAAAATATTTTTATGAAACTTGCACAAAATATGGAATATTAACAAAAATGCCCATTTATAGACCACCAGTTGTTGAACAATTAACTCTTTTTTAA
- the rdgB gene encoding RdgB/HAM1 family non-canonical purine NTP pyrophosphatase: MKIVLATHNRDKIKEFKNKLSLADIILLSLDDFPDLPETIEDGVTLEQNSLKKAKEIFEFTGLPSIADDTGLLVEVLNGEPGVYSARYAGENATYRDNCEKLLLALKDTTNRASKFSTVITFYYADNKYVQVKGELEGNIAYSFTGENGFGYDPIFYVTELSKSLGELTLEQKNRISHRAKAIEAIIPHLLKFSKLT; encoded by the coding sequence ATGAAAATAGTTTTAGCTACACATAATAGAGATAAAATTAAAGAGTTTAAAAATAAATTATCTCTTGCTGATATCATTCTTTTATCCCTTGATGATTTTCCAGATTTACCAGAGACAATTGAAGATGGAGTTACTTTAGAACAAAACTCTTTAAAGAAGGCAAAAGAAATTTTCGAATTCACTGGATTACCATCAATTGCAGATGATACAGGACTTTTAGTCGAGGTATTAAATGGAGAGCCTGGAGTTTATAGTGCTCGATATGCAGGTGAAAATGCCACCTATAGAGATAATTGTGAAAAACTCTTGCTCGCTCTCAAAGACACAACAAACAGAGCTTCAAAATTTTCTACAGTCATTACTTTTTATTACGCTGACAATAAGTATGTACAAGTAAAAGGAGAACTTGAAGGTAATATAGCTTACTCTTTCACTGGAGAAAACGGTTTTGGCTATGACCCCATTTTTTATGTAACTGAATTATCCAAAAGTTTGGGAGAGCTAACTTTAGAACAAAAAAATAGGATCAGTCATAGAGCCAAAGCTATAGAGGCAATCATACCACATCTTCTAAAATTTTCTAAACTTACATAA
- a CDS encoding LTA synthase family protein, with product MKNILDNQYLQLFIKLLFLMFLYSLTRFLFYLFNVDLFPSITPSKLITAMWGGLKFDLTAILYINLLYLFLYLLPHPYRYNNFYLKLLKIIFIVTNSIGLALNCIDFIYYRFLLKRTTISVFTILENESNYLSLAKQIAIDFWYVVLIWIIIVFVIYKFINYIKVTPFLFKKKVLYYPVSIILLLLFSYLTVAGIRGGFAHSTRPITLSNAGKYVDNPEEMAIVLNTPFALIRTFDKKPYKKTSFLKEDEALNYFNPVKNYTTNLPMNKKNVMIIIWESLSREYVGELSRLNGNDFEGYTPFLDSLIQNSLVFVNSYANGKKSIDAMPSVLASIPALVEPYILSEYSSNDINSLASILNLEGYNTSFFHGAPNGSMGFESFAKLAKFKNYYGKTEYNNDSDFDGIWGIWDHKFLRYWGETISKEISEPFFSACFTLSSHHPYKVPNEFDNILKEGLIKYHKPISYTDLSLKLFFESIKNETWFKNTIFVITADHCSGRAYYEEFKNSMDHFAIPIIFYTPDGSLKGTRYDIAQQTDIMPTILSFLNYSGEFVSFGNNLNDSTDIRFAANYKSNAYQLTTDSTFVQIQNKNKIKRFHKYNNHSLVEAETLDTDNSENLLKSIIQQYNNRMITNNLIIREDLK from the coding sequence ATGAAAAACATATTAGATAACCAATACCTTCAATTATTTATTAAACTTCTTTTCCTAATGTTCTTGTACAGTTTGACTAGATTCCTATTTTATTTATTCAATGTAGATCTCTTTCCTTCTATAACACCTTCAAAATTGATCACAGCTATGTGGGGAGGATTAAAATTTGACTTAACTGCTATTCTCTATATCAATTTACTCTACCTTTTTTTATATCTTTTACCTCATCCATACAGATACAATAATTTTTATCTTAAACTACTAAAAATTATATTTATAGTAACAAACTCCATAGGACTCGCCCTAAACTGCATAGACTTCATATATTATAGATTTCTTTTAAAAAGAACAACCATAAGTGTATTTACAATTTTAGAAAATGAATCTAACTATCTTAGCTTAGCAAAACAAATAGCTATTGATTTTTGGTATGTTGTTTTGATTTGGATAATAATTGTTTTCGTAATTTATAAATTTATAAACTATATAAAAGTTACTCCTTTTTTATTTAAAAAAAAAGTGTTGTACTACCCTGTATCTATTATCCTTCTTTTGCTTTTCAGCTATTTAACAGTTGCTGGCATTAGAGGCGGGTTTGCCCATAGTACCAGACCTATTACTCTGAGTAATGCCGGTAAATACGTTGATAATCCAGAAGAGATGGCAATCGTTCTAAATACTCCTTTTGCTCTGATAAGAACATTTGATAAAAAACCTTACAAAAAAACTTCCTTTTTAAAAGAAGATGAAGCCCTAAACTATTTCAACCCTGTAAAAAATTATACAACAAATTTGCCAATGAATAAGAAGAATGTAATGATTATCATTTGGGAAAGTTTAAGTAGAGAATATGTTGGAGAACTAAGCAGATTAAACGGGAATGATTTCGAAGGTTACACTCCTTTTCTAGATAGTTTAATTCAAAATAGCTTAGTATTTGTAAATAGTTATGCAAATGGGAAAAAATCTATTGATGCGATGCCATCTGTTTTAGCAAGTATACCAGCTTTAGTAGAACCATATATCTTGTCAGAGTACTCTTCAAATGATATTAATAGCTTAGCATCTATTCTCAATTTAGAAGGATATAATACTTCATTTTTTCACGGTGCACCAAATGGTTCAATGGGTTTTGAATCATTTGCTAAATTAGCTAAGTTTAAAAACTATTATGGTAAGACTGAGTACAATAATGATTCTGATTTTGATGGCATTTGGGGCATTTGGGATCATAAATTTTTGAGATACTGGGGAGAAACCATTTCTAAGGAAATCTCTGAGCCATTCTTCAGTGCTTGTTTTACCTTATCTTCCCATCACCCTTATAAAGTCCCTAATGAATTTGACAATATTCTTAAAGAGGGTCTGATTAAGTATCACAAACCAATTAGTTATACAGATCTATCTCTAAAGTTATTTTTTGAGAGCATTAAAAATGAAACGTGGTTTAAAAATACTATTTTTGTAATTACCGCTGACCATTGCTCAGGAAGGGCTTATTATGAGGAGTTCAAAAATAGCATGGATCATTTTGCTATTCCAATTATATTTTACACTCCAGACGGTTCTTTAAAAGGGACAAGATATGATATAGCCCAACAAACAGACATAATGCCAACTATTTTAAGTTTTCTTAACTATTCTGGAGAATTTGTATCATTCGGAAACAATCTAAACGATAGTACCGATATAAGATTTGCTGCAAATTATAAAAGTAATGCATATCAATTAACAACAGATTCTACTTTTGTACAAATTCAAAATAAAAATAAAATTAAAAGATTTCATAAGTATAATAATCATTCTCTAGTTGAAGCTGAGACCTTAGATACTGATAATTCTGAAAACTTACTAAAAAGTATAATCCAACAGTACAATAACCGTATGATAACAAATAATTTAATTATTCGAGAGGATTTGAAATGA